A region from the Arachis ipaensis cultivar K30076 chromosome B01, Araip1.1, whole genome shotgun sequence genome encodes:
- the LOC107639048 gene encoding acetate/butyrate--CoA ligase AAE7, peroxisomal (The sequence of the model RefSeq protein was modified relative to this genomic sequence to represent the inferred CDS: added 65 bases not found in genome assembly), giving the protein MVVRDIDELPKNAANYTALTPLWFLERAAQVHPTRASLIHGSRRYTWQQTYHRCRRFASALNNRSIGLGNTVAVIAPNIPALYEAHFGIPMAGAVLNPVNIRLNASTIAFLLGHSSASAVIVDQEFFTLAEEALKIWSDKTKGFKPPLLVVIGDENCDPKQLRYAKGKGAIEYEDFLESGDPGYAWKPPEDEWQSIALGYTSGTTASPKGVVLHHRGAYLMSLSGAVIWGMNEGAVYLWTLPMFHCNGWCYTWTLAALCGTNICLRQVAAKAVYEAIAKYKVTHFCAAPVVLNTIVNAPPEDTILPLPHVVHVNTAGAAPPPSVLAAMSQRGFRVTHTYGLSETYGPSTVCAWKPEWESLPPETQARLNARQGVRYIGLESLEVVNTTTMEPVPADGKTIGEIVMRGNVVMKGYLKNPKANEETFANGWFHSGDLAVKHPDGYIEIKDRSKDIIISGAENISSVEIENVMYTHPAILEASVVARPDEKWGESPCAFVTLKPGVDASNEQRLVEDIIKFCRAKMPAYWVPKSVVFGPLPKTATGKIQKHLLRAKAKEMGPVKISKL; this is encoded by the exons ATGGTGGTGCGCGACATAGACGAATTGCCCAAGAACGCTGCCAACTACACAGCGTTGACGCCGCTGTGGTTCCTGGAGAGAGCAGCTCAGGTGCACCCCACCAGAGCCTCCCTCATCCATGGATCCCGTCGCTACACGTGGCAACAGACTTACCACCGTTGCCGTCGATTCGCATCTGCTCTCAACAATCGTTCCATCGGTCTCGGCAACACC GTTGCTGTTATTGCACCCAACATTCCAGCTCTGTATGAAGCTCATTTTGGAATTCCAATGGCAGGAGCAGTATTGAACCCTGTTAACATTAGGTTGAATGCATCCACCATAGCATTCCTTCTTGGTCATTCCTCCGCATCAGCGGTAATTGTGGATCAAGAGTTCTTTACCTTAGCAGAGGAAGCTTTGAAAATATGGTCTGATAAAACCAAAGGCTTCAAGCCTCCACTTTTAGTTGTGATTGGTGATGAGAACTGTGATCCTAAGCAACTAAGATATGCTAAGGGAAAAGGAGCAATTGAATATGAGGATTTTCTTGAGAGTGGTGACCCTGGATATGCATGGAAACCCCCGGAGGATGAGTGGCAAAGTATTGCATTAGGTTACACTTCTGGTACAACTGCTAGTCCTAAGGGTGTGGTGTTACACCATAGAGGAGCATATCTTATGTCTCTAAGTGGTGCTGTTATTTGGGGAATGAATGAAGGAGCTGTGTATCTTTGGACACTACCTATGTTTCATTGCAATGGTTGGTGCTACACTTGGACCCTTGCTGCTTTATGTGGTACTAACATATGCCTTCGTCAG GTAGCAGCTAAGGCAGTGTATGAAGCCATTGCCAAGTACAAAGTGACTCATTTTTGTGCAGCACCAGTGGTTCTCAATACAATAGTGAATGCACCACCCGAAGACACCATCCTTCCTCTGCCTCATGTTGTTCATGTTAATACAGCTGGAGCTGCTCCTCCTCCTTCTGTTCTGGCCGCAATGTCCCAAAGAGGATTTCGCGTCACTCACACCTATGGCCTCTCAGAAACCTATGGCCCCTCCACAGTCTGTGCCTGGAAGCCAGAGTGGGAATCGCTTCCCCCCGAAACCCAAGCCAGGCTCAACGCAAGGCAAGGGGTTCGGTACATTGGCTTGGAAAGCCTAGAAGTGGTTAACACAACAACAATG AGGATACTTAAAGAATCCCAAAGCCAATGAAGAGACCTTTGCAAATGGATGGTTTCACTCGGGTGATCTCGCCGTAAAGCACCCAGATGGATACATAGAAATCAAGGACAGATCAAAGGACATAATCATCTCGGGTGCTGAGAATATCAGCAGTGTGGAGATTGAGAATGTTATGTATACACACCCTGCAATTCTTGAGGCATCAGTGGTTGCAAGACCAGATGAGAAATGGGGTGAGTCTCCTTGTGCTTTTGTGACATTGAAGCCAGGAGTGGATGCTAGTAATGAGCAGCGTCTTGTTGAGGATATAATAAAGTTCTGTAGGGCCAAGATGCCTGCTTATTGGGTCCCAAAATCAGTGGTTTTTGGACCCTTACCTAAGACAGCTACTGGGAAGATTCAGAAGCATTTGCTGAGGGCCAAGGCTAAAGAGATGGGACCTGTTAAGATCAGCAAGTTGTAA